The uncultured Paludibaculum sp. sequence TGAGATTGAAGGGGTCGCCCGAAGCGAGGAACATGGTCTGTTCCACATGCACCGGCGTATCGCCGGGCCAGACGACCATGTCGCTACGGATCGGGGTGGAGATATCGATCCAGCTCATGCCGGTTAGCGCTCTGGCAATTCGCCCAAGGGCCGCCAGTAGATGTTGCGGAAGGCTACCGGACCGTGGTCGCCCTGCAGCATCAGGGGATTGGTCGCGGCCTCGGGAATGTCGTAGTGCGCGCGTGTGCCGGCCGGCACTTCGACGTCCCTCTGGACCTCGACTCCGTTGAACATGACGAGCAGGAAGCGGGCATTCTCGGTCTTCTTGCCGGAGGCGTCGAAGCGCGGCGCACGGAACCAGATGTGATACCGCTGCCAATTGCCCGGCGCCAGCATGGCGTTCACCTTCGGAGCGGAACCGCCCACAGGCCGATCGTTGATCCAACGGTGATACACCGCCGCGCAGTCGCCGGTGGTCAGGTCCTGCGAGCCGAAGCTGTCGAGGATCTGGATCTCGTAGAGCCCCTGCAGGTAGACGCCCGAATTCGCGCCTTTGGGGATCATCCACTCGATGTAGAGCTCGATGTCACCGAACTTCTGGTCGGTGAGAATGTTCTGCGTACGTCCGTTCTTGCCGTTGATCATGCGGTCGCCGGTGTTGCCGACGAACGAGAGAGCCTTCGGCTGGTACATCCGGTCGAAACGAATCCCCCGCGCCGCCACCCACTCGTGGGCTTTGGTGGGATCAGCGGCGTGCCAGCCTTCGAGGTTCGTGCCGTTCAACAGCGGTTTCCATCCATCCTGGATGAGGTAGGGCGGATCCTGGGCCGACAGCGCGAGCGTCGCGACAAGGACGCCCGCGAAGAGGAGAAGACTGCGTCTGAACATGGGGACATTATTTCACGCCGTTGTGAGGCGGGGGAGCGCTTTCATTCGGCGGAGGCGCCGGCGGAGGAGGTGGTGGTGGAACCTCGATCTGGACGGTCGCCACGAAGTAGGGACGCGTCTGGTCCGGATCGGGAAAGAACCAACCGGAGCCCTCAGTGTTGAGGATTTCGAAGTAATACTGGAGGTCCCAACGTGGGTCCGTGTCCTCGGCGGTCAACTGGAACAGGGCCCGCTGCGGCGGCGCCTCCATGGTCTTCCATTGGGCCAACTGGTTCAGAGGCCGATAGTGGAAGCGCACCGTCCTGACATTGCTGAACGGGTAGACATGCAGCAGCAGTTGGATGGGCTTGCCTGCGGCGATCAGCTTCGGAGCATTGTGCTCGAACGCAGGCTTGGGCAGCGGCTTGGGTAAGCGTTGCGGCAGGGGCGGCGGCGCCATGTTCTGCAGGATGAGCCCCGCGTACTGCCATGTGCCCTCGGGCATGGGGACATCCACCACACCAGCCTGTGCCCGTAGCTGCTTCTCGTCCACTGATCCATCGGGCCGAAGGAGCAGGGCCTTGAACTCATCCCCCTTCACCTTGGTCCGGAAGATCCCACCGGCCCCCTGGATGGAGTCACCCAACAACAGGTTCGACGGTAGATGTTTTGGATCGCGACCCACGGCACGCACTTCCGCATAGGGCACGGGAGGCAAAGCCGCGGCCGTCCTGGCTCCACTTCCCAACCAGCCATAGCCGTGGGCGTCGTCGAAGAGCGATTCCGGCGACACCGCCGAGAAGCCAGCCAGCACGGTGCTCTGCTCGACGGAGCGATTCTGGCGGTAGCTGTTCTCGCGCGGGTCCTTCACTGGTGCTCCGAAGTCGAAACCGTAGTCGACGCGGCCATACCGCTTCCACAGCTCGACGCGCTGTTTCACGGTCTCGACGTCGTGCTGGACGTACGGCAGCTTGTCCTTCCAATGACCGATGTCTTCGGGGCCGAAGGCCATGTTCTCGGGATAGAGTCCATCGGTGAGCTTCACGAGTTGGAGCCACACGAGCAGGGCTCCGGAGAGTTCCTGCTGGGCCGCCGTGAGGGCGGGCTCATCATTGGTGTGCTCAAACCAGACGAGATCATCGGCGGCCCGCTGTTTGCGTCCGTGATAGCGGGCGAGCAGAGCGAGCACATCCAGGTCCGGCTTCGTACCCAGCCATTCCTTGTTCTTCTCGCCAAGCGCGGCCTCGGCGCGGGCCACCGCCTGCTCAGTAGCCAGGGCGTAGGTGTCGAAGTGCTCAGCCGTTTGAGCGGCGGTCTGTTTGGCCGAGGCCCGCCCTTCCACACGGTTTCTGACGTTCTCCTCGAACGAGGCCACATACCGCCAGTCGCTGGGCCGGACATCGGCGTAGGAGTCGATCAAGCCACCCGGATTGATTTCGGGCCATATGTACATATTGGGATCGGCCAGGTGGACGGCTACCAGTTCGTTTAGCACTTTGCTGGCATTGCGGGTAGCTTCGAAGACGTCCTTGCCGGCGGCTCCGAAACGGCGCTGGAACTCGTCCAGCCACACACGGTCCGACTCCTCCGGGTTGTAACCAAGTCGGCCCCACAGCGTGTAGAAGAGCCAGTAGCGCTGCCAGTCCCACTTCCAGAAGACCCGGTTCTGCTGTGCCTCGGTGAAGACATCCCACTGTCCCGGATGGTTGCCAAAGCCCTTCTGGGCCATGGGTGGGTCGATCTCGAAACCAATCGCTCCGCTCATGGGAAAGCTGAGAGCGGCGCGCTTCACATACGCCGGATCGCCCCAGAGCAGCAGCCGGTGCGAGCCCAGACCCCACAGCTCCCAATAGAACTGCCACAGGCGCGGACGCTCGGTGACAGGCGGCTTCTCCAGGAAGTTCAGAAATGAGTAATTCGGCCAGGTCTCCGCCGGCGGGTAGGAGCGGCCGAGGTCCTCCGCCCAATACTTCGACGAGAGGCGTAGCGGCACCTTGGCATTGAGGGCCGCCTCCATGAGGCCGGGCTGCATGAGCCAGCCGCGTAGATCCAACTGGACCAGACGGCCGGTTTCGCGCAGTGCCCTGAAGACGTAGTCGCGATAGAAAGCCACCTGCCGGTCGGACGGAATGCCGGACTCGCCATTCGTCCGCATCTGGACACTACGGATACCCGGGCAGTGCTGCAAGACCAACTTCAGGGCCGCATAGGAATAGGGGCCGATGTTCTCGGGCGTGAGCCCTTCCACGCTGGGCGTCATGCCGCGCTGGATGTCGTGCTCCCAGACACCAAGCGTGAAATCGATGCCGAGCTCATTAGCTGTCTGGGCGATGAACTTGAGCGTTTCGAGATTCCTGTCCCGCTGTTCCGCCGTGAGCCCTTTGGCGCGAATCTGCGGGAATTCCGGAACCTCCACCCAGAACGGGTAGGGCGGTGCCAGATAGTCCGTCTGGTGCGCGAAGACGAGATTGAACCGGTTGAAACGGTTGCGGGCCAGCATCTCGAAGAAGGCCCGCCAATGGTCGTGGTCGTAATACCAGCCGCGTTCGAGCTCTTCGTTGTGGAGGAACCAGCGGATGCCGCGCATCTGGCTGGGCGGGTCCACTTTCGCGGCCGACAGGCGGCCCTGCCTGCGGATCTGCTCCGCGGCTTCCAGCAGTCCGTACATGAGGCCACGCTGGCTGCCGCCGCGAATGATGTTGCCGGTGATGGAGAATCCATCCTCCGACAGGACCATCGAGAACTCAGTCTGGATGAGGTTGCGTTCCGGGCTGAGGCCACGCTCCTGCAGTGCCTTGCGGTATTCGGACAAGCCAAAGTCGAGGGGGCCAGCTGCGTTCGCCGAGGTGCCGGCGGCTAGCAGGGCGAGCACAGTTTTGGCAACCCAGGAGGAATGAGACACGGCGGCCTCCATTATAACGGCCGATCGAGGCAACAGCCGATTCCCCACCAAGGGCACCACGGCGAGACGAACGGAACTCAAACGTCCGGAATAATTAGCATCAAATGCCGCCGCGTTACACGGAAAAGCGTGTACACGCAGAGAAAACGGCTTGAGTTCCGGAACCAGTTACCCGGCCATGGTGTCTCAATGCACAACAGACCGCGTGGAGACACCATGCTATTGAGCGATTCCATCGATGCAGGCTCACCCTACGTCGATGGTCGACCGGACCCGGCCCTGCCCTGGCTCCCGTTTGTCGCCTGCCTTCTGGCCGGGGTTGCGGCCGCGGCCTTCGTCGCCCCCAAACCACAGCCAATGGCGGACCCGGCCGGTTGGACCATCTGGAAGGCACTGCTCGCCGTCCTAATCTCGGCGGGCACGACGACGTTGGTGGCCCGGATCACCCTACCCTATTTCACTTGCTGTCCAGAGGAAGAGGCATCCAGCCTCTCCTGGATGAGCGGGGCCATCGGCGCGTGGTTCGCGCCGATAGCCGTCCTGACGGCACAGCGCTTATCTCTGGCCATTCCGGCGGCCTTTCTCTGTGGCCTCGCCGCGGGCCGACTGCTTCGCCGCTCCTCTCTCATCATCGCGGATCGCGGCTTGGCCGATGACGACGCCCCCCCCTCCGTTATTCTCGGTCCGTTCCCCCGGTGCGCTAACCCGTGGACTGGCCTATGCCGTGGCAGCGACGGTCACCTTGGAGATCTCCGTGGTCAGCGCGGTCGGCGGCTACATGCCAGCCGCCGCGATACTGTCCGGGTGCGGAGCGCTGCTGCTGACTGCGACTGCCCCCGCTATTGAACCTCCTCCAAGGAGCGGGCACGCGCCCGCGCGGTTCCTGCTCCAGGGCGGCCTCGCCCTCGTCCTGGCCTGCCTGGCACTGATCCCGCTTCCGGCTCGCCGCGCTGGCTCTGGGCTGGCGTCACAAGGACCGGATTCGGCAGGCGACCGGCCGACCGGCGCAGACCTCATCTCCGGAGCAATCCTCTTGGCCGAGACCCGAACTGCGACAAAGGTGAGCCTTCCGCCCCCTCGCGGGCGATCCCATCTTGCCGGGCGGCGGGCCACACCACCAGGGACGATCATTTTCTCTGGCGTCTACTGGATTCTCTCGCCGCCCCACCGGCGGCCGACCGCCAGCGCAAAAGTGTTTCGCGACTCGCCGGTAACCTACAATTTCACCGCCGGTCGTCACGGATTCCTAACGATGCAGGCTCACCAACAACTGCCCGCGGCCGTTGATCCGCGTTGTTGCGCGGCGTTGGATGTGACGATCCAGAGTCAGGATCCGATGCCGCGCTCTATCGCACTGGAAGTTGTGCTGACAACCTCCGAGGTGCATCCTGCGCCCCGTCAATCGCTTGGCGTCCAGCGCATCGACGAGTCCGGCGAGTCCGTCCTGCGCTTTCCCATACCCGCGCATCCGGGCATCACCAGTTTCGACCGCATCGTCATCGACTTTCATCTCGGAGGCCGGAGATTCAATCGAAGCGCCAACGTCGCCATCCGGAGCTTCTCCTTCATTCCCCGAACCTTGTGAGTCGCGTTGCCCGAAGGCCGGTCACCCAGGCCCGTCAGTTTTGCGGCATGGGCTGTGGCATCGGCTGCGGCGGCATGGGATGAGGTTGCGCCATGGGGAAGCCGGGCATGTGAGCAAGTATCCCCAGAAAGATGTCGATCTGGTCATCCCAGAAATCCCAGGAATGAACCCGCGGCGAGATCTCACGATACTCGTAAGGGACCTTCTTCGTGGCCAGCAGGTCGACGAAATCGCGGTTGTGCTTGAGCAGGAAATCCTGTCCACCGCAGGCGATGTAGAGCAGGGGCATCTGACCGGCGGGCACTTTGTCGAGGAGTTCAAAGGGGTCGCGTTCCTTGCGGGCGGCCGAGTCGGCGGGGCCGAAGAGGGCGTTCATCTCCTCGGATCGCTTGCGCGCTTCCGCCGTGGCGGTGGGTGGGACGGGCGCTGGGTTGCCGTGCGAGATAGCGAGCGCTCCGCTGAAGGCGCCGATGGCCGCAAAGCGGTTGGAGTGCTTGAGACCCAGGAACATCGCTCCGTAGCCGCCCATCGACAAGCCGGCGACGGCCCGCGCACGGCGCAGCGGGATAGTGCGGTAGTTGCTGTCGACGTAAGGGATCAGGTCCTTGACGATCATGTCTTCGTACTTCGCGGCCGGATCCGCGGCGCTGTTCACATACCAACTGCGGCCGGCGTCAGGCATGACAATGATGATGCCGAAGCGGCTGGCATAGGCGGAAACATTGGTCATGAAGGCCCAGGCCGACTGGTCGTCACCCAGCCCGTGCAGCAGATAGAGCGCCGGATAGCGGCGCGTGGACTGCTGGTAGTCCATGGGCAGGATCACGTTCACTACGCGGTCGGCATTCAGCGAATTGCTTTGGAATCGGAACGTGGAGACGTTGCGGGCGGCGACGCCTTTGGTGACCTCGGCGGCCTGCGACAGCCCGAGCAGGGCGACCAGCGCGAACAGTGTGCGATAGAACATACTGACGCGGAGTATATCGCAGAGGGCCACTCGTGACGGGTGGTGATATTCTGTGCGGATACCGCGTGTCGAGGAGGAACCGCATGACTCTAAAGGAGGCCATGCAGACGCTGGAGTCGCTGGGCAGCGAGCAGACGCGCAAGATCTACCGGCGGCACGGCGCGGCGGAACCCATGTTCGGCGTCTCGTTCGCCAACTTCAACAAGCTCCAAAAGAAGATAGGGTGCAACCACGCGTTGGCTCAGGAACTGTGGGCGACGGGCAACTTCGATGCACGCGTTCTGGCCACGATGATCGCCGATCCGCAGGCCACGACGTCGGAGCTTCTGGATCAATGGGTGATGGACCTGGAAGGGTACTCTCTCACCGATCTGTTCGGCAAGTTCGTGGCGCAAACGCCGCTCGCCCGCCAGAAGCGTGAGAAATGGATGAAGTCGAAGGTGGAGTTCACCGCCCAGGCGGGGTGGCTGTTACTGTCCTACGCTATCGCGGGCGGAGAGAGTCTCTCGGAGGAGTATCTTAAAGAGACCCTCGGGTTCATCGAGAAGCATATTCATCAGTCGATGAACCGGGTGCGCCATTCCATGAATGGTGTGCTCATAGCGATGGGGGTTAGTCGGCCGTCGCTGCACCCACTGGTGCTGGCCACCGCCGCCCGAATTGGGAAAGTGGTCGTGGATCACGGCGAGACCTCGTGCCAGACACCGGACGCCGCGGCCTACATTGCCAAAACACTGGCCCACCGGGCCAGGAAGAAAGGACAGTAAGGAAATGACGTCGCGCCGCGAATTCTCGCTCGCGCTGCTCGCGGCTCCGGCCGTTTTGCAGGCAGATCCGGCCACGGATGAGTTCCTGTGGGAGTTCACCTACACGGCCCAGCATGCCATCGATTTAGCGAAGGCCTTTCCGGAATCTAAGTTCGCCTGGCGGCCGGCGCCCGGCGTCCGCTCGGCCGGCGAGGTGTTCGTCCATCTGGGCTCGAGCAACCTGCTGCTGCTAGGCAAGGCTGGGGCGGCGGGTTCGTGGCCGGACGTGAAGGAAATCCACGACTGGGAGAAGACCAAGGCGACGAAGCCTCAGGCTGTTGAACTGCTGGAGCGCTCGAAGGCCGCTGTGGAGAAGGCGTACAAGGAAGCTGGAGCAGCCGGGCTCGCCAAGAAGGTGGATTTCTTTGGCAAACCGGCGACGGCCAATGCGATCTATCTGCGAATCCTGGCGCACACGAACGAGCACACGGGGCAGATGATCGCCTACGCCCGGACGGCCGGGATTGCGCCGCCGTGGAGCAAGTCTGAATAGTCTTGCATCTCGCAAGCACCTATCCTACGATAGAAACATGACCAAGTTCGTCATGTTGCTAACAGCTTTATTGAGCGGTCTCCCCTGTTT is a genomic window containing:
- a CDS encoding DUF1080 domain-containing protein is translated as MFRRSLLLFAGVLVATLALSAQDPPYLIQDGWKPLLNGTNLEGWHAADPTKAHEWVAARGIRFDRMYQPKALSFVGNTGDRMINGKNGRTQNILTDQKFGDIELYIEWMIPKGANSGVYLQGLYEIQILDSFGSQDLTTGDCAAVYHRWINDRPVGGSAPKVNAMLAPGNWQRYHIWFRAPRFDASGKKTENARFLLVMFNGVEVQRDVEVPAGTRAHYDIPEAATNPLMLQGDHGPVAFRNIYWRPLGELPER
- a CDS encoding alpha/beta hydrolase family protein, translating into MFYRTLFALVALLGLSQAAEVTKGVAARNVSTFRFQSNSLNADRVVNVILPMDYQQSTRRYPALYLLHGLGDDQSAWAFMTNVSAYASRFGIIIVMPDAGRSWYVNSAADPAAKYEDMIVKDLIPYVDSNYRTIPLRRARAVAGLSMGGYGAMFLGLKHSNRFAAIGAFSGALAISHGNPAPVPPTATAEARKRSEEMNALFGPADSAARKERDPFELLDKVPAGQMPLLYIACGGQDFLLKHNRDFVDLLATKKVPYEYREISPRVHSWDFWDDQIDIFLGILAHMPGFPMAQPHPMPPQPMPQPMPQN
- a CDS encoding DNA alkylation repair protein, with the translated sequence MTLKEAMQTLESLGSEQTRKIYRRHGAAEPMFGVSFANFNKLQKKIGCNHALAQELWATGNFDARVLATMIADPQATTSELLDQWVMDLEGYSLTDLFGKFVAQTPLARQKREKWMKSKVEFTAQAGWLLLSYAIAGGESLSEEYLKETLGFIEKHIHQSMNRVRHSMNGVLIAMGVSRPSLHPLVLATAARIGKVVVDHGETSCQTPDAAAYIAKTLAHRARKKGQ
- a CDS encoding DinB family protein: MTSRREFSLALLAAPAVLQADPATDEFLWEFTYTAQHAIDLAKAFPESKFAWRPAPGVRSAGEVFVHLGSSNLLLLGKAGAAGSWPDVKEIHDWEKTKATKPQAVELLERSKAAVEKAYKEAGAAGLAKKVDFFGKPATANAIYLRILAHTNEHTGQMIAYARTAGIAPPWSKSE